Proteins from a single region of Octopus bimaculoides isolate UCB-OBI-ISO-001 chromosome 11, ASM119413v2, whole genome shotgun sequence:
- the LOC106869721 gene encoding uncharacterized protein LOC106869721 — protein sequence MNNFNYQSGKRNSQNAGVRRRGRKQLHEIQNNFNDDIQILEVSLPKRGPVKERPIEKIDLGVKENYSPPTKAIDQCSSEVPQVNYQRDDKLEISFLEGDRAEKSLDLGWESQEIKRNILLKLATDDDYSFTKTEECFIHERAKLYVVNMFPEKHYYYIPDNAEEQPQSIDSDEEILNEGQVFFPTSYSGKRKRRSYNNFNCYVTHHKNDDLYDNSHILPKGTRLLKPPNKLVELVAQAIDGSPDGLLQVHQIYTVLQNKYPYFRFMDRMAINSWRSSIRHALYQKWFRKIHFSTESINRKGCYWTINRQFSPKTWTMPGFQNISSVYFTTDSTENCTSNFQPETQLPEVEAPGPNNSITYEQCNSSNEFQPVINMPQEYSIAIRDDQQNEDEITTLIKDPDPILIPWSSESVTSVGHIENAALLSKDSQMSQLPISFQMNTVIDCEEMLNASPDTWLQQCSGSSDWPQNVDDASLCYPYTQQILLATFPLATSLANT from the coding sequence ATGAATAATTTCAATTACCAATCAGGGAAGAGGAATTCCCAGAATGCTGGGGTTCGTCGGCGTGGAAGAAAGCAGCTGCATGAAATACAGAACAATTTCAACGACGACATACAGATCCTAGAAGTGTCTTTACCGAAAAGGGGTCCCGTGAAGGAGAGACCAATCGAGAAAATAGATCTAGGTGTGAAAGAGAACTACTCACCACCCACAAAAGCAATTGACCAGTGTTCTTCTGAAGTTCCGCAGGTGAACTACCAGAGAGACGACAAATTAGAGATTTCCTTCCTGGAAGGCGATCGTGCTGAGAAATCACTGGACTTGGGCTGGGAATCACAAGAGATTAAGAGAAACATCTTGTTGAAACTCGCTACTGACGATGACTACAGTTTTACCAAAACCGAAGAATGTTTTATCCACGAGAGAGCCAAACTATATGTTGTCAACATGTTTCCCGAAAAGCATTACTATTATATTCCAGACAATGCTGAAGAACAACCCCAGTCGATCGATTCAGACGAAGAGATTTTGAACGAAGGACAGGTGTTCTTTCCGACTTCTTACTCTGGCAAACGTAAGAGAAGATCCTATAACAATTTCAATTGTTATGTGACTCACCATAAGAATGATGATCTCTACGATAACTCACACATTCTCCCCAAGGGGACACGGCTTTTGAAACCGCCTAATAAATTAGTAGAGCTCGTTGCTCAAGCCATCGATGGTTCTCCAGATGGTCTGCTACAAGTTCACCAGATATATACAGTGCTTCAGAATAAATACCCTTATTTTCGTTTCATGGATCGGATGGCTATTAACAGCTGGAGGAGTTCTATCCGCCATGCGCTTTACCAAAAATGGTTCAGGAAAATACATTTTAGCACAGAATCTATCAATAGAAAAGGTTGCTATTGGACCATAAACCGCCAATTTAGCCCCAAAACGTGGACAATGCCAGGATTTCAAAATATATCATCAGTTTATTTTACAACTGACTCTACTGAAAACTGTACTTCCAACTTCCAACCAGAAACTCAACTTCCTGAGGTGGAAGCTCCTGGGCCAAACAATTCAATCACTTATGAGCAATGTAATTCCTCAAACGAATTTCAGCCAGTAATTAATATGCCACAAGAATATTCTATTGCAATACGAGATGACCAACAGAATGAAGATGAAATCACCACATTGATCAAAGATCCGGATCCTATTCTAATTCCTTGGTCTTCTGAATCTGTAACTTCTGTTGGTCATATAGAAAATGCAGCACTACTTTCAAAAGATTCACAAATGTCTCAACTTCCCATTAGTTTTCAGATGAACACTGTAATAGATTGTGAAGAAATGCTGAATGCCAGCCCTGATACCTGGCTCCAACAGTGCTCTGGTTCTTCAGATTGGCCTCAGAATGTTGATGATGCCTCTTTGTGCTACCcatacacacaacaaatattGTTAGCAACTTTTCCCTTGGCTACCTCACTTGCTAACACCTAA
- the LOC106869719 gene encoding dolichyl-phosphate beta-glucosyltransferase — translation MLFAGLIIIVLVIFICLFFVYIVAEPHPSLERHESEMFFVDPKNNNKKSRFLHNIDAASIDLTVVVPAYNEEERMPQMLNEAIAFLNKRQKSNPAFTYEIIIVDDGSNDNTTKTGLLYVGKYGVDKVRVLTLEKNRGKGGAIRLGVLSSRGRRILFADADGATKFSDLGKLEKKLEQEVRKTPSNLVVICGSRAHLEKESIATRTYFRTILMYGFHFVVWFLCVRGVKDTQCGFKLLSREAALLLFRNLHVERWAFDVDILYLAQYFKMTIAEVAVTWEEIEGSKLVPFWSWLQMGKDLFLIWLHYSIGAWRINSKRKVT, via the coding sequence ATGTTATTCGCCGGTTTAATTATCATCGTTTTGGTgatattcatatgtttattttttgtatacatCGTTGCGGAACCCCATCCGAGCCTTGAACGTCATGAGTCCGAAATGTTCTTCGTCGAtccgaaaaacaacaacaaaaagtctCGTTTTTTGCATAATATCGACGCTGCCTCTATAGACCTTACTGTTGTGGTACCTGCATATAATGAAGAAGAGCGAATGCCGCAGATGTTGAACGAAGCTATAGCTTTCTTAAACAAACGACAGAAAAGCAACCCCGCTTTTACGTACGAGATAATCATCGTTGACGATGGCAGTAACGACAACACTACAAAAACCGGACTGTTGTACGTAGGGAAGTATGGAGTAGATAAAGTCCGGGTATTAACGCTTGAGAAAAATCGCGGTAAAGGTGGTGCTATCCGTCTAGGAGTATTGTCGTCCCGTGGTCGAAGAATACTCTTCGCCGATGCTGATGGAGCCACTAAGTTCAGTGATCTGGGTAAATTGGAAAAGAAATTAGAGCAAGAAGTTCGAAAAACTCCGTCAAATTTGGTCGTAATTTGCGGTTCACGAGCACACTTGGAAAAAGAGTCTATAGCCACACGGACCTACTTTAGGACTATTCTCATGTACGGTTTCCACTTTGTTGTTTGGTTTCTCTGCGTGAGAGGTGTGAAGGATACCCAGTGTGGATTTAAACTGCTGAGTAGAGAGGCCGCTTTGCTTCTGTTCCGAAACTTACACGTGGAAAGGTGGGCTTTCGATGTTGACATTCTTTATCTTGCGCAGTATTTTAAAATGACCATTGCAGAAGTAGCTGTCACTTGGGAAGAAATTGAAGGCTCCAAATTAGTTCCTTTCTGGAGCTGGTTACAAATGGGCAAGGACCTCTTCCTCATTTGGCTTCACTATTCTATTGGAGCGTGGAGAATTAATTCAAAGCGGAAAGTCacgtaa